GGACCGATAGTCGTCAGCTTTATCATTTTTGGCTCTACCCATTGGTCGACTCAAGAGTTAGCCCAAAAAATCAATGATAACGAAATAACACTAATCACAATACAAATGCTGTATTTAGGTGTCGGTTTTTTATTTTTATTAGCTGCGGCCCTATTTCATTTTTCAAAAAAGTTACCTGCTTTAAAATCAAACACTGCTTTTGAGCCTGCTAATAAAGCTAAAAACTTACTAATAGTGTTAACCATAATGATCATGGGTTGTTTTGGATACATTTTTAGCACTTATACAGGCCGAGAAACAGCGTCAGAAAGTTTAGAACATACAAGATTAACGTTGTTAATCATAGCATTAGCTGCTGTGGTAGGCTGTTTGATATTTGCCTATTCAAGTTCGTCAAAAAAACCTGAAGGCTGGGGCGCCATGAAGTATCCACAACTAGTATTGGGGATGTTGGCTATTTTTACTTACGTAGGTGTAGAAGTAACCGTTGGAAGTAATTTAGGCGAACTTTTAAAACGTGCTGTTGGCGATACTAACCTCAACACGTTAGGCTTACCAACATTAAACGATGCACAAATCGCCCCTTTTATATCATTATATTGGGGAGGATTAATGATTGGGCGTTGGGTAGGTGCTATTACTGTTTTTAATCCAAGTAGCGGTTTAAAAAAATGGTTACTGATTATTGTTCCTTATGTGGCTTTAGTTGTTGTGCTTTCGGCAAACAGAATTGCAGGAACTGTATTTTCTACTAACGAAATATTATTTTTCTCCATCTGTATCGCTATACAAATCGGAGGTTTCTTTTTCGCTAAAGACAATCCTGTTAAGACTTTAAAAATATTTAGCCTATTAGGTGTTTTAGCAATGATTATTGGCCTAATCAGCTCTGGTAACGTCGCTTTATTTGCTTTTTTATCTGGTGGCTTATTTTGCTCAATCATGTGGCCTTGTATATTTACATTAAGTATTGCAGGTCTAGGAAAATACACCTCACAAGGATCTGCCTTTTTAATCATGATGATTTTAGGAGGCGCAATTATACCGCCCTTACAAGGTAAATTAGCGGATGTTTTTGGTATCCAACAGTCTTATATTGTTGCTGTTTTATGCTTTAGTTACTTATTATTTTATGTGTTTAAAGCAAAATCTGTTTTAGATAAACAAGGTGTGACGTATTAATGGAATATTACTTTTAGGTCATTTAACCCTAAAAAATAGGTGTATTACTTTTTAAAGTTTCGCAACATAATTGTTTCTTTGCCGAAGCATATTAATAATCAATTACTTACACCTTTAAACAAACCAAATTTATGATTTCAACAATTTTACTAGCTATTACCATTATAGCGTTTGCCATTTATGTCTATAAAAACCCTCCCAGTCGTGTTTCGATACCTCAAAATACAACGGTGACACCAAATACAACTGTCTCGACTAACATATGTATGGATTACTCTGATGAAACAATAAATACACTAGAAATAGACTTAATTAGAAATATGGTTGATGGCTACAAAAACAATCAACTTGCCCATATAAATGCAGCTGAAAAATTTAGCGACGCGCGTTCTATATGGTTTGATTTAGAAACATTAAAGAAATTTATTTATCACATAGAATATGAAACATTAAAGATAGACAATAGTATAAGTTCTAAAAACTTAGGCCTTCGCATCTATTATTCACGTTATCCTGAGGAATCATGGAGTGAATACAATGATTTAAACGCTGTTCCAACAGCCTACGCAAAACATCATACACTTATTGCTATGCCAACCCATAGAAGAGAAAACACATCTACAAACTTAGATTTTAATCCTCTGGACACAGACACCTTTGGAGAAGGAATACCTTTAAACTATACCGGACCAACTGCTTCTTTAGCTTTAACACAAGATAGACAAAGCCAAATAACTGGAGCACAAAATCATGGTGGATTATACCCTCCTGGACTACCAGATGGATTAGCATTTTAATTAAAATGAATATGATCCAAGAAATATTAAGAAACAATATTATTTTTATAGAATTATTGTGCGCCATTTTCGCTATTTTAAATTATAACAAATTTAAAGACTCTTCTTGGAAATATTTTGTTTACTACGTCGTTTTCATCTTTATTTTTGAATTCACAGGTATTTACATTCTAGCTGACTACATTAATATAAAAGGACTTTATTACGAATATCTTGTGATTCCTTTTCAATTCATTTTCTTTTTTTGGCTTTATGCCATAAACTCTTTGAAGAACACAAAACTTTTTAGAATACTGTTAAGTCTTTATTTAATAATATTTACATTAACACACTATTTTGAAATTGAAAAAACACGAATAATTAATGAAGTCAGCTATTCTGTTGGATGTCTATTCCTTTTAGTATTAATACTATTAGAATTCATCAAACAAATAAAATCTGATCATATTTTGAATTTTAAAAAAGACACCATGTTTTTCGTTAATTTAGGTGTTTCGCTTTTCTATATTGGCACTTTACCCTTCTTTGCTTTTGATGGTTTTGCTGTCGAAAACATGAAGATTCTTTGGGCAAACTATTGGACACTATTTCTAATTTTAAATTATGTCTTATACTCTATATTTATAATAGCTTTTATATGGACGAAACCAAATACATAATTATCCTAATCATTTTCAATTTAATTTTTATTGCCTTTATAGGAGCAATAATTATCTTCATAAGAGAATACCGAATAAAAAAGAAAGCACACCAAAAGGAGCTAGAATTTGTTGATATATGTCATAAACAAGAACTTCTAGAAACGCAAGTAGAAATACAAATGCAAACCATGCAGCATATTGGTCGAGAGATACACGACAATATTGGTCAAAAACTAACCCTAGCGAGTTTATACACGCAACAATTGGCTTTCGAGAACAAAGCGCCGCAGGTTAACAAAAGTATTAAAAACATAGGGGACATTATAAACGAATCGCTTTCAGAACTAAGATTGCTTTCCAAATCGTTAACCGATAATTCTATTGAACTTCATTCCATTTCTGAATTAATAGAAAATGAATGCAAAAAAATTAATGCATTAAAAAAATGTGTTGTTCACTTCTCAAAGGATTCAAAAACTAAAATTGAATCCTATCAAATTAAAAGTATTATATTTAGAATAACACAGGAGTTTTTACAAAACAGCATTAAACATGCCAACTGTAAAAACATCTTTGTTTTATTAAAAGACATTGACAATACATTGGTTTTAACTCTAAAAGACGACGGGAAAGGTTTTAATGTTAACACATTGGATGCTGGCGGTATTGGTTTAAAAAATATGAAAAAGAGAACCGAATTAATAGGTGGTCTCTTTAAATTAGAGAGCCTGGATCAAAAAGGAACAACACTAACTATAGAACTCCCTCT
This portion of the Olleya sp. Bg11-27 genome encodes:
- a CDS encoding sensor histidine kinase; this translates as MDETKYIIILIIFNLIFIAFIGAIIIFIREYRIKKKAHQKELEFVDICHKQELLETQVEIQMQTMQHIGREIHDNIGQKLTLASLYTQQLAFENKAPQVNKSIKNIGDIINESLSELRLLSKSLTDNSIELHSISELIENECKKINALKKCVVHFSKDSKTKIESYQIKSIIFRITQEFLQNSIKHANCKNIFVLLKDIDNTLVLTLKDDGKGFNVNTLDAGGIGLKNMKKRTELIGGLFKLESLDQKGTTLTIELPLT
- a CDS encoding MFS transporter — its product is MNNQNNKSALTTLVTVFFFWGFIAASNGVFIPFCKTYFNIDQFQSQLVDFAFFGAYYIGALLLFIISNALKKDILNNWGYKNGIIYGLLLSAIGAFVMYPSTSGAEQGQTAVFYLILIALFIVGLGFSLQQTAANPFVIALGDPKTGSHRLNLAGGINSLGTTIGPIVVSFIIFGSTHWSTQELAQKINDNEITLITIQMLYLGVGFLFLLAAALFHFSKKLPALKSNTAFEPANKAKNLLIVLTIMIMGCFGYIFSTYTGRETASESLEHTRLTLLIIALAAVVGCLIFAYSSSSKKPEGWGAMKYPQLVLGMLAIFTYVGVEVTVGSNLGELLKRAVGDTNLNTLGLPTLNDAQIAPFISLYWGGLMIGRWVGAITVFNPSSGLKKWLLIIVPYVALVVVLSANRIAGTVFSTNEILFFSICIAIQIGGFFFAKDNPVKTLKIFSLLGVLAMIIGLISSGNVALFAFLSGGLFCSIMWPCIFTLSIAGLGKYTSQGSAFLIMMILGGAIIPPLQGKLADVFGIQQSYIVAVLCFSYLLFYVFKAKSVLDKQGVTY